One part of the Salinivirga cyanobacteriivorans genome encodes these proteins:
- a CDS encoding Abi family protein, which translates to MDRKTIERIFSPDRLAPYLRKHDNNFDKAIEHYKANIEVSETFYPLLAILEVGLRNQMDYQLQRKFNTDSWYDNNDFIKIVSRFQIDRITDARNSILREKKIVTSGKVISELSFGFWTSLLDSKFERTLWKKLRLAFPNCPKTIRQRKTMSSKFNGIRKLRNRIFHHEPVTWNIDVIRNYRDEIIEAIDWLDKGLLDWSNDIIRIDEVIDKRQSIIK; encoded by the coding sequence ATGGACCGAAAAACAATAGAACGAATTTTTTCTCCCGATAGATTAGCCCCTTATCTTCGAAAACACGATAATAATTTTGATAAAGCAATAGAACATTATAAGGCAAACATTGAGGTATCAGAAACTTTTTATCCTCTTTTGGCGATTTTAGAAGTTGGACTCCGCAATCAAATGGATTATCAGTTACAAAGAAAATTTAATACGGATTCCTGGTATGATAATAACGATTTCATAAAGATTGTTTCCAGATTTCAAATTGATAGGATAACTGATGCAAGAAATAGCATTTTGCGAGAAAAGAAAATAGTTACATCAGGTAAAGTAATTTCAGAACTTTCATTTGGATTTTGGACTTCTCTATTAGATTCAAAATTCGAACGGACTTTGTGGAAAAAACTTCGGTTAGCTTTTCCAAATTGCCCTAAAACGATTCGACAACGCAAGACTATGAGTTCAAAGTTCAATGGAATTCGCAAATTACGGAATCGAATTTTTCACCATGAACCTGTGACATGGAATATCGATGTGATTAGAAATTATCGTGATGAAATAATTGAAGCGATTGATTGGCTTGATAAAGGTTTATTGGATTGGAGTAACGATATAATTAGAATTGACGAAGTAATTGATAAAAGACAATCGATAATCAAATAG
- a CDS encoding 5-methylcytosine restriction system specificity protein McrC encodes MSKLLFNRAFSEHTIGVDVSSIDGLSSSSILFKQKDGCVCIEITEDTTSKKLNSNYYIGTDWLNKNKTAVYVAPKINDEAQQTDYLRMLFSCLRHSDVASFTNDLYEIKFEEPFIEIEQKQDLITPLLIIQFLQILKSIVKKGLKKSYYKIEQNLNSKIKGKVLVAQTLKHNIIKNQPTKTYCQYNEFGLNCIENRILKKTLNFVQRYLALFPEYSKLVASVINYCSPAFQNVDANVDLRTLKSITHNSFFKEYKEAIYLSNLILKRFGYNIKEVETLNNETVKVPPFWIDMPKLFELYVLGLLKDKYYNDIKFQIQGTYGQPDFALVSENHKMIIDTKYKRKYQQEKYQVEDIRQLSGYARDKKVLSKLGYKTEQEQGRIIDCLIIYPDQLASERLNANLKEIPISGFTRFYKMPIKLPIIND; translated from the coding sequence ATGTCTAAATTACTATTCAATCGAGCGTTTTCAGAACACACTATTGGTGTAGATGTTTCATCAATAGATGGGCTTTCAAGTTCATCCATTCTTTTCAAACAAAAAGATGGTTGTGTTTGCATTGAAATTACTGAAGATACCACAAGCAAAAAATTGAATTCAAATTATTATATAGGAACAGATTGGTTAAATAAAAACAAAACTGCAGTTTATGTAGCTCCAAAAATTAATGACGAAGCACAACAAACAGATTATCTCAGGATGCTTTTTTCCTGTCTGCGTCATTCTGATGTAGCAAGTTTCACTAATGATTTATATGAAATTAAATTTGAAGAGCCGTTTATCGAAATTGAACAAAAACAGGACTTGATTACACCGCTTTTGATAATTCAATTCTTGCAAATTTTAAAAAGTATTGTCAAAAAGGGATTGAAAAAATCATATTACAAAATTGAACAAAACTTAAATTCAAAAATAAAAGGTAAAGTCTTAGTTGCTCAAACGTTAAAACATAATATAATAAAAAATCAACCAACAAAAACTTACTGCCAATACAATGAGTTTGGTTTAAACTGTATTGAAAACAGAATACTTAAAAAGACACTAAATTTTGTTCAAAGATATCTTGCGTTATTTCCCGAATATTCAAAACTGGTTGCATCAGTTATAAATTATTGCTCTCCAGCTTTTCAAAATGTTGACGCGAATGTTGATTTAAGAACATTGAAGAGCATTACTCATAACTCATTCTTTAAAGAATACAAAGAGGCTATTTATTTATCAAACCTAATTTTAAAAAGGTTTGGCTACAACATAAAGGAAGTTGAAACATTAAATAACGAGACGGTTAAAGTCCCACCCTTTTGGATTGATATGCCAAAACTTTTCGAATTATATGTCTTAGGATTACTAAAAGATAAATATTATAATGATATTAAATTCCAAATTCAAGGAACATATGGTCAACCCGATTTTGCTCTTGTATCTGAAAATCATAAAATGATAATAGACACAAAATATAAACGAAAATATCAGCAAGAAAAATATCAAGTAGAAGACATAAGACAATTAAGCGGATATGCAAGAGACAAAAAAGTATTATCAAAGTTAGGATACAAAACTGAACAAGAGCAAGGTAGAATAATTGATTGCTTAATAATTTATCCTGACCAATTAGCTTCAGAAAGGTTGAATGCCAACTTGAAAGAAATTCCGATTAGTGGTTTTACAAGATTTTATAAAATGCCAATCAAATTACCAATTATTAATGACTAA
- a CDS encoding McrB family protein: protein MTGKCIENDKNDVWFELIREIEVISLEGELFKKEFKKNFTKNWNDSLYLPTTIEGANNSPFIQFWYRTVKDRIIMEDSIALLKYKNQIILQGPPGTGKTRQAKLIAEELTKPRTVGNPERIIDDLVKNFNPNDDTIKASRDKKEKLLSKFYELFPKESLNKLTLESYCAGKGDRDNFCWWIETGLKPLGSYSPGSARSYLIYWKKDIEDYSKHGFVKDIEDNQEAMKKVSELIYDVVQNKNTYNSSQYFGNSFLLKLLNTYYPDEYFPINSERMIDNALKIFKVDFQNLNVFEKNQKLNQIYIEKKNKLNSQINSFEFGKLLWDNFNLKTGEDISVNDEAIATGAYEIIQFHPGYSYEDFVRGIVAETTENGNITYSVVNKILADFSQKATDNPNGNYVLIIDEINRANLPSVLGELIYALEYRNSSVVSMYEYEGEREITLPKNLYIIGTMNTADRSVGHIDYALRRRFAFFDVLPDENVIQNPTAKKLFHEIETLFSSDFLSPDFKANDVKIGHSYFLIHDQERKRLNLSDNEIIKIKLEYEIKPILREYLKDGVFLETVDEKIEELNV, encoded by the coding sequence GTGACTGGAAAATGCATCGAAAATGACAAAAATGATGTATGGTTTGAATTGATTAGAGAAATCGAGGTCATTTCACTTGAAGGTGAATTATTTAAAAAGGAATTCAAAAAGAACTTCACAAAAAATTGGAATGACTCTTTATATTTACCAACAACCATTGAAGGGGCTAATAACTCACCTTTCATACAATTTTGGTATCGAACAGTAAAAGATAGAATAATTATGGAAGATAGTATTGCATTACTCAAATACAAAAACCAAATCATTTTACAAGGTCCGCCCGGGACAGGTAAAACAAGACAGGCGAAATTAATAGCAGAGGAATTAACCAAACCGAGAACCGTTGGTAATCCTGAAAGGATTATAGATGATTTGGTTAAAAACTTCAATCCTAATGATGACACTATAAAAGCATCAAGGGATAAAAAGGAAAAATTACTTTCAAAATTTTATGAGTTATTTCCAAAAGAAAGTCTGAATAAACTCACATTGGAAAGCTATTGCGCCGGCAAAGGCGATAGAGATAATTTTTGCTGGTGGATTGAAACAGGTTTGAAGCCTTTAGGTTCTTATTCTCCAGGAAGTGCGAGGTCCTACCTTATTTACTGGAAAAAGGATATTGAGGACTACAGTAAACATGGTTTCGTAAAAGATATTGAAGATAACCAAGAGGCAATGAAAAAAGTTTCTGAATTAATTTATGATGTTGTTCAAAATAAAAATACATATAATTCCTCTCAATATTTTGGTAACAGTTTCTTGTTAAAACTACTTAATACATACTATCCAGATGAATATTTTCCGATAAATAGTGAAAGAATGATTGATAATGCTTTGAAAATATTCAAAGTGGATTTTCAAAATTTAAATGTATTTGAAAAGAACCAAAAGTTGAATCAAATATATATTGAAAAGAAAAATAAACTTAATAGTCAGATAAATAGTTTTGAATTTGGTAAATTATTGTGGGACAACTTCAATTTAAAAACAGGTGAGGATATAAGCGTAAATGATGAAGCGATAGCAACCGGAGCATATGAAATTATCCAATTTCATCCAGGATACTCATATGAAGACTTTGTAAGGGGAATAGTTGCAGAAACAACTGAAAATGGAAATATAACGTACTCAGTTGTAAATAAAATATTAGCAGATTTTTCTCAAAAAGCAACCGATAACCCAAACGGAAACTATGTTCTAATTATAGATGAAATAAATAGAGCTAATCTACCTTCAGTTTTAGGCGAACTTATTTACGCTTTAGAATACAGAAACTCATCCGTAGTTTCTATGTACGAATATGAAGGTGAAAGAGAAATTACATTACCTAAAAACCTATATATTATAGGTACTATGAATACGGCAGACCGTTCTGTTGGTCACATTGATTATGCGTTGAGAAGAAGGTTTGCCTTTTTTGATGTTTTGCCCGACGAAAACGTTATTCAAAATCCAACTGCAAAAAAACTATTCCATGAAATTGAAACATTGTTCAGTAGTGACTTTCTATCACCCGACTTCAAAGCAAACGATGTGAAGATTGGACACAGTTATTTTTTAATTCATGACCAGGAGAGAAAACGGTTGAATTTGTCTGATAATGAAATAATCAAAATAAAATTGGAGTATGAAATAAAACCAATTCTCAGAGAATATTTAAAAGATGGTGTTTTCTTAGAAACAGTAGATGAAAAAATTGAAGAATTAAATGTCTAA
- a CDS encoding HigA family addiction module antitoxin: MDTLANIHPGEILLEEFLKPMRISAYRLSKDTEIPQTRISMILKGRRRITADTALRLSSYFGTTAKFWLGLQDDYDIEEVSKGKSNLFKRIKSKTHQNSGE, encoded by the coding sequence GGACACTTTAGCAAACATACATCCTGGAGAAATATTATTGGAGGAATTTCTGAAACCAATGAGGATTTCAGCGTATCGACTGTCAAAGGACACCGAGATTCCACAAACACGGATTTCGATGATTTTAAAAGGACGACGACGAATAACTGCTGACACAGCGCTTCGACTGAGCTCGTATTTCGGGACGACTGCAAAATTTTGGCTCGGACTACAAGACGATTATGACATTGAAGAAGTGAGCAAAGGAAAATCCAATCTTTTCAAGAGGATAAAATCAAAAACACACCAGAACAGCGGTGAATAA